One part of the Methyloterricola oryzae genome encodes these proteins:
- a CDS encoding ABC transporter ATP-binding protein: MIHIRNLHFSYPGSEFRMDVTSLTIEPQAKVAIIGPSGSGKSTLLKLIAGIIPAQSGSLSVDGAHLQDMDDGARRNFRVSRIGFVFQELELLDYLNVLDNILHTYRINHVLKLSADVRQRARLLADDVGLGGKLEHMPSELSQGERQRAAVCRALLPKPKLLLADEATGNLDPVNKQRILDLLFRATDAQGAGLIAVTHDHELLPRFDRVIDFSALH, from the coding sequence ATGATCCACATACGCAATCTGCACTTCAGCTATCCAGGTAGCGAATTCCGAATGGACGTGACTTCACTTACCATCGAGCCTCAGGCGAAGGTCGCCATCATCGGGCCCAGCGGCAGCGGCAAGAGCACCCTGCTCAAGCTCATCGCCGGCATCATCCCGGCACAGAGTGGCAGCTTGAGCGTGGATGGTGCCCACCTTCAGGACATGGACGACGGCGCTCGGCGCAACTTCCGTGTGAGCCGGATCGGATTCGTATTCCAGGAACTGGAACTGCTGGATTATCTAAACGTCCTGGACAACATCCTTCATACCTACCGCATCAACCATGTTCTGAAACTCAGCGCGGACGTACGCCAGCGCGCGCGGCTACTGGCGGATGATGTCGGCCTGGGTGGGAAACTCGAGCACATGCCCAGCGAATTATCCCAGGGCGAACGCCAACGCGCCGCCGTGTGCCGGGCCCTGTTGCCCAAACCTAAGCTGTTGCTGGCCGATGAAGCCACCGGCAACCTCGATCCTGTTAACAAGCAACGCATTCTCGACCTGCTCTTCCGTGCCACGGACGCGCAGGGCGCCGGCCTCATCGCCGTGACCCACGACCACGAACTGCTGCCGCGCTTTGACCGCGTCATCGACTTCTCCGCCCTGCACTAG
- a CDS encoding ABC transporter permease: MRHDFYLAWRYLRHHTGRTWILVICLSLIGSLPMALHSLMDAGERQMLARAESTPLLIGARGSAVDLTLAALYFNTVPPPATRMAEVERIADSGWADPLPIYARFRIQGHPLVGVTLDYLEFRGLEPQQGRTFALLGECVIGADAAAALHLKPGDNLLTTPENMLDLAGVYPLKLHVAGILARNHSPDDAAVFIDLQTAWIIEGLGHGHEAQATAGSPSNVVADPRLVTYTEITPENVESFHFHGDPLTYPISAVIALPHDRRAATLLQGRYLSPDDPAQIVQPPQIAQGLLQNVFKVGDLLDAVLLWVGSAALLAVGLVFTLSLRLRERELHTIFLMGCSRSTVARLVAAECILLAGFAGLICLALVQLVRTYAEPLVQHLVIS, translated from the coding sequence ATGCGCCACGATTTCTACCTGGCATGGCGCTATTTGCGCCACCACACGGGGCGTACCTGGATTTTGGTCATTTGCCTCAGTCTGATCGGCAGTTTACCCATGGCGCTGCACTCACTCATGGATGCCGGTGAGCGGCAGATGCTGGCGCGCGCCGAGTCAACGCCTTTACTTATCGGCGCGCGAGGCAGCGCCGTTGACCTGACCCTGGCCGCCTTGTACTTCAACACGGTGCCGCCACCGGCCACACGCATGGCGGAAGTGGAGCGCATCGCCGACAGCGGCTGGGCAGACCCCTTGCCGATCTATGCCCGGTTCCGTATCCAGGGCCACCCCTTGGTAGGCGTTACCCTGGACTATCTTGAATTCCGTGGCCTCGAGCCCCAACAAGGCCGGACCTTCGCCCTGCTGGGCGAGTGTGTGATCGGCGCCGATGCTGCCGCCGCACTGCATCTCAAACCCGGCGACAACCTGCTCACCACCCCGGAGAACATGCTGGACCTGGCCGGCGTGTATCCCTTGAAGCTGCACGTCGCTGGCATCCTCGCCAGAAATCATTCGCCGGATGATGCGGCCGTGTTCATCGACCTGCAGACCGCCTGGATCATCGAGGGACTCGGACACGGCCACGAAGCCCAGGCCACCGCTGGCAGTCCGTCGAATGTGGTCGCCGACCCGCGTCTGGTGACCTACACAGAGATCACGCCGGAAAACGTCGAAAGTTTCCACTTCCATGGCGATCCCCTGACCTACCCCATCAGCGCCGTGATCGCCCTCCCCCACGATCGGCGCGCCGCCACCCTCTTACAGGGCCGCTACCTGTCACCGGATGACCCTGCGCAAATCGTCCAGCCTCCGCAGATTGCGCAGGGCCTGCTGCAAAACGTGTTCAAGGTGGGAGATCTGCTGGACGCCGTCCTGCTCTGGGTGGGAAGCGCCGCTTTGCTGGCCGTGGGCCTGGTATTTACTTTGTCCTTGAGGCTGAGGGAGCGCGAACTGCACACCATTTTCCTGATGGGCTGCAGCCGCAGCACCGTGGCGCGTCTCGTAGCCGCGGAATGCATCCTGTTGGCCGGATTCGCCGGACTGATCTGCCTGGCCTTGGTCCAGCTCGTGCGCACCTATGCCGAACCCCTCGTTCAGCACCTTGTCATTTCCTGA
- a CDS encoding metal ABC transporter substrate-binding protein, translating into MFKHPTFKHCLWLICLALTTAAHADLDTSSRLRIIASNYPLAYFAERIAGTRATVSMPVPAGEDPAFWKPSPRDIGDMQRADLILLNGADYEKWLARVSLPRLKTVDTSAAFKQDFIVIANAVTHSHGPAGTHSHAGTAFTTWLDLTQAVKQAEAIAQAFARKRPELKSQIMGNFASLRTDLEKLDSELKSLASAKPGIALLGSHPVYQYLARRYGLNLESVHWEPDEMPPAGEWQALESLNRERQAQWMLWEAQPNADIAKRLKETGVQSVVFDPCANRPEDGDFLSVMQQNKANLQRALGVR; encoded by the coding sequence TTGTTCAAACATCCAACGTTCAAGCATTGTCTCTGGCTGATCTGCCTGGCGCTGACGACGGCCGCTCATGCGGATCTCGACACCTCGAGCCGGCTCAGGATCATCGCATCCAACTACCCGCTGGCCTATTTCGCCGAACGCATCGCCGGGACTCGCGCGACCGTCTCCATGCCGGTTCCGGCCGGAGAAGACCCCGCCTTCTGGAAGCCTTCGCCGCGGGACATCGGGGACATGCAACGTGCCGACCTGATCCTGCTAAACGGCGCAGACTACGAAAAGTGGCTGGCGCGCGTGTCCTTGCCGAGACTTAAAACGGTAGACACGTCGGCTGCCTTTAAGCAGGACTTCATCGTCATCGCCAATGCTGTCACCCACAGCCACGGCCCTGCTGGCACGCACTCCCACGCCGGCACCGCCTTCACCACCTGGCTGGACCTCACTCAAGCAGTCAAACAGGCGGAGGCCATCGCGCAGGCCTTTGCGCGAAAGCGGCCAGAATTGAAAAGCCAGATTATGGGCAACTTCGCCAGCTTGCGGACCGACCTCGAGAAACTCGACTCCGAACTCAAGTCCCTCGCTTCCGCCAAACCGGGCATTGCACTGCTCGGTTCTCATCCGGTGTATCAGTATCTGGCGCGGCGCTATGGCCTGAACCTGGAGAGCGTGCATTGGGAACCCGATGAAATGCCTCCAGCAGGCGAATGGCAGGCTTTGGAAAGCCTCAACCGGGAACGCCAGGCTCAATGGATGCTATGGGAGGCGCAACCAAACGCGGATATTGCCAAGCGCCTGAAAGAGACCGGCGTGCAGAGCGTGGTGTTCGACCCCTGCGCCAACCGGCCTGAAGACGGTGATTTCCTCAGTGTCATGCAGCAGAACAAGGCCAATCTGCAGCGCGCCCTGGGCGTGCGCTGA